Proteins from a genomic interval of Pseudodesulfovibrio nedwellii:
- a CDS encoding chemotaxis protein CheD, translated as MSTIIVGISDMRFSVTPEDVLVTYSLGSCIGISAYDPKARIGGLIHCLLPSPGEAPKGDRDNPFKFVTTGVPVMVRRLVKAGAKQNRLVFKGAGGANIRSQYHIPIGAENAEALRGVLSYNNAQLAAEEFGGTIPRSMFLHIDTGRVLVRSKGIFRDLD; from the coding sequence ATGAGTACCATTATTGTCGGCATATCGGACATGCGGTTTTCAGTTACCCCTGAAGACGTACTCGTCACCTATTCCCTAGGATCATGTATCGGGATTTCTGCCTATGATCCGAAGGCACGCATCGGTGGCCTGATCCATTGTCTATTGCCATCTCCGGGTGAAGCCCCAAAAGGGGATCGGGACAACCCTTTCAAGTTTGTTACTACTGGCGTTCCTGTCATGGTACGCCGTCTGGTTAAAGCCGGTGCAAAACAGAACCGTCTGGTCTTTAAAGGAGCAGGCGGAGCCAATATTCGGAGCCAGTACCATATCCCCATTGGTGCAGAAAATGCCGAAGCCTTGCGGGGGGTGCTCTCTTATAACAATGCTCAACTAGCTGCTGAAGAATTTGGAGGAACCATCCCTCGAAGCATGTTTCTTCACATAGATACAGGCCGGGTTCTTGTTCGCTCCAAAGGCATATTCCGCGACCTTGATTAA
- a CDS encoding metallophosphoesterase family protein — protein sequence MYKDSIAVLADIHGNSLALEAVLTHARAHGVHRFYNLGDTFYGPLDPEGTWAILKNEDMPAILGNQDRILIEGGLDWEKVPTFRRTLKSIGKEGLEWLKTLPAIVCPAPDILLCHGTPKDDMSYLLEDVTTGLPAMRDHTALLEHLMPEANGCSLVLAGHSHHAGLIMCDDITIVNPGSVGLPAYDDDTPPHIMASGSPHARYAILTREGSGWEVEFMNVEYDWDSAAAMAKENGRDDWAEWITTGVV from the coding sequence ATGTATAAAGATTCCATAGCCGTATTGGCTGACATTCATGGCAACAGTCTTGCCCTCGAAGCAGTGCTCACTCATGCCCGGGCACACGGCGTGCATCGATTCTACAATCTCGGGGATACCTTTTATGGTCCATTGGACCCGGAAGGGACATGGGCCATACTTAAAAATGAGGACATGCCCGCCATTCTTGGTAATCAGGACAGAATCCTCATTGAGGGCGGTTTGGACTGGGAAAAGGTGCCGACTTTCCGGCGCACATTGAAAAGTATTGGAAAAGAGGGACTGGAATGGTTGAAAACACTTCCAGCCATAGTGTGTCCTGCACCGGATATTTTGCTCTGCCACGGAACGCCCAAGGACGACATGTCCTACCTGCTGGAAGATGTAACCACAGGCCTGCCTGCCATGCGGGATCACACAGCTCTTCTTGAGCATCTCATGCCTGAAGCGAATGGATGTTCACTGGTTCTGGCTGGACATTCTCATCACGCAGGCCTGATTATGTGCGATGATATTACTATCGTTAATCCCGGCAGCGTGGGGCTGCCTGCTTATGATGACGATACTCCGCCGCATATAATGGCCAGCGGTTCACCCCATGCGAGATATGCGATTCTTACGAGGGAAGGTTCTGGCTGGGAAGTCGAATTCATGAACGTGGAGTACGATTGGGACAGTGCTGCAGCCATGGCAAAAGAGAACGGCAGGGACGATTGGGCCGAGTGGATTACCACCGGAGTTGTCTAA
- a CDS encoding N-acetylmuramoyl-L-alanine amidase, whose product MIQINRLLKSLFIQPWSGTMKLHYAAKLHLLLLFTAFFLAVIFLCPNTGLTASAKSYFIVGHSDFHALIKNSKRAKYRSNWEKVEKSFSRCLKADPNGPYAPKALYYIGRVHEELGIQSGLKSDFRRAVDYFGRVLARYPRHGWADDCLYRRAGVYAKRLRETTNARLDLATIIVDYPRSDMKNKAKTALKKLGKYDWAIAKVSGGTMSGNGTLDSVAAKATAKKPIAKTKPTSTKAKDPSGMAHLDVVRYTSSDEYTRVVLELDDQAKYRYQVLQPNAAVNRPHRLYVDISNSRLGHDVTASTTVSDGILRSIRTGQYNKNTTRVVLDFLDLQDYKVFPLQNPYRIVIDVYAPDAKTLAAQKAAAKAAPRKTTANSKYRPPYGSKKMAGDLLEQLGLTVKTIMIDPGHGGKDPGAVSNGLREKDINLRFAKLLGKKLKAKGFKITYTRTTDVFIALEKRTAMANVKKADLFLSIHCNANRSRSIHGMETYSLNLAKSKDAVRIAARENAVDPRSISDLQFILTDLMVNSKIKESRDLASDVQSSTIKRVRKKYSLKNMGTREAPFYVLMGAKMPSVLVELGYITNKTEAKRLKSDRYLDYLANGIVEGILAYKGKIERYASL is encoded by the coding sequence ATGATTCAGATAAATCGTCTGTTGAAGTCTCTTTTCATTCAGCCCTGGTCTGGAACAATGAAGCTGCATTACGCTGCGAAATTACATCTTCTGCTTTTATTTACGGCTTTTTTCCTTGCCGTCATTTTCCTGTGCCCGAATACAGGTCTTACCGCTTCGGCCAAATCCTATTTTATTGTTGGCCATTCTGATTTTCATGCATTGATAAAAAACAGTAAGCGCGCCAAGTATCGCTCCAACTGGGAAAAAGTGGAGAAATCTTTTTCTCGTTGTCTCAAGGCGGACCCCAATGGACCGTACGCGCCCAAGGCGTTGTATTACATTGGCCGGGTTCACGAAGAGCTTGGCATACAAAGCGGTTTGAAATCCGATTTCCGACGGGCCGTTGACTATTTTGGCCGGGTGCTTGCCCGTTATCCACGCCATGGATGGGCTGATGATTGCCTGTATCGGCGAGCCGGAGTCTATGCCAAACGACTCAGGGAAACCACCAATGCCCGTCTGGATTTGGCGACCATTATTGTCGACTACCCGCGTTCAGACATGAAAAATAAAGCTAAAACAGCCCTCAAAAAATTGGGTAAATACGACTGGGCCATTGCCAAAGTTTCAGGCGGCACGATGTCCGGCAACGGGACATTGGATTCCGTTGCGGCAAAAGCCACAGCCAAAAAGCCGATAGCCAAGACTAAACCGACCAGTACCAAAGCCAAGGATCCTTCCGGCATGGCCCATCTAGATGTGGTCCGATATACTTCCAGTGACGAATATACTCGCGTAGTTTTGGAGTTGGACGATCAGGCCAAGTACCGCTATCAGGTGCTCCAGCCAAATGCGGCTGTAAACCGGCCACACAGGCTTTACGTCGATATAAGCAATTCACGACTGGGCCATGATGTTACCGCGTCCACGACGGTGTCAGACGGCATTCTTCGTTCTATCCGTACAGGGCAATACAACAAGAATACCACCCGTGTGGTCCTCGATTTTCTTGATTTACAGGATTACAAGGTTTTTCCGCTCCAAAATCCATATCGTATTGTCATTGATGTATACGCTCCTGACGCAAAGACTCTTGCAGCTCAAAAAGCGGCAGCCAAGGCAGCCCCCAGAAAAACCACGGCCAATTCAAAATATCGTCCACCGTACGGCAGCAAAAAGATGGCTGGGGATCTGCTTGAGCAGCTCGGCCTGACCGTCAAGACGATCATGATCGACCCGGGTCATGGCGGCAAGGACCCCGGGGCCGTTTCCAATGGCCTGCGTGAAAAGGACATCAATCTCCGCTTTGCCAAACTTCTTGGTAAAAAACTCAAGGCCAAGGGTTTCAAGATTACGTACACCCGTACCACGGATGTATTCATTGCTCTGGAAAAGAGAACGGCCATGGCTAACGTCAAAAAAGCCGACCTATTTTTGTCCATTCACTGTAACGCCAACCGGAGTCGCAGTATTCACGGTATGGAAACATACAGCTTGAACCTTGCCAAATCCAAGGATGCAGTCCGTATTGCCGCCCGTGAAAACGCGGTTGATCCACGTTCGATTTCCGACCTTCAATTCATTTTGACCGACTTGATGGTCAACTCCAAGATCAAGGAATCCCGAGATCTCGCTTCGGATGTACAGTCGAGCACAATCAAGCGGGTTCGCAAAAAATATTCTCTTAAAAACATGGGAACACGCGAGGCTCCTTTCTACGTATTGATGGGAGCAAAAATGCCTTCCGTGCTGGTTGAATTGGGATACATCACCAACAAGACAGAGGCCAAGCGACTCAAGTCCGATAGGTATCTTGACTATCTCGCAAACGGCATTGTTGAAGGTATTCTGGCCTACAAAGGCAAGATCGAACGATACGCGTCATTGTAG
- the dapF gene encoding diaminopimelate epimerase, producing the protein MNIFTKSVPFYKMQGCGNDFVVIDNRELGIPESAMEAWAKALCARAFGIYADGLFFLEDSEDAALDYRWHFYNSDGSRAEMCGNASRCAGKLAHAIGLAPAEHTFGTDAGPIKASVLLDGPDVGRVKVQLTPPKETKTNITLDIEGEPLTVHFSDTGVPHAVVFVDDVKALDIMDIGPKIRYHEAFAPAGTNVNFAQIIDENTMLLRTYERGVEAETYACGTGAAATQVLANTLGLTGSFANLTTTSDEMLTIFLEDGNIFLQGAAELTFQGEFFLGPLGLTL; encoded by the coding sequence ATGAATATATTCACCAAGTCCGTTCCTTTCTACAAAATGCAGGGTTGCGGCAACGATTTCGTCGTCATCGACAACCGGGAGCTTGGCATCCCGGAATCAGCCATGGAAGCATGGGCCAAAGCCCTCTGCGCCCGAGCTTTTGGAATTTATGCCGACGGGCTCTTCTTTCTTGAGGATTCAGAAGATGCAGCACTGGACTACCGGTGGCATTTCTACAACTCCGACGGGTCTCGCGCCGAGATGTGCGGCAATGCCTCCCGCTGTGCGGGCAAACTTGCCCACGCCATAGGCTTAGCCCCGGCTGAGCACACCTTCGGCACTGATGCTGGCCCCATCAAGGCATCAGTCCTTCTTGACGGACCCGACGTAGGTCGCGTCAAAGTTCAACTCACTCCACCGAAAGAAACAAAAACCAACATCACGCTGGACATCGAAGGTGAACCGTTGACCGTCCACTTCTCGGACACAGGCGTTCCCCATGCCGTCGTCTTCGTAGATGACGTCAAGGCCCTCGACATTATGGATATCGGTCCAAAAATTCGCTACCACGAGGCCTTTGCTCCAGCTGGTACCAATGTTAATTTTGCACAGATCATCGACGAAAATACGATGTTATTACGCACCTATGAACGAGGTGTGGAAGCCGAGACATATGCTTGTGGGACTGGCGCAGCCGCCACGCAGGTGTTGGCCAATACCCTTGGTTTGACCGGGAGTTTCGCGAATCTGACCACGACCAGTGATGAAATGCTAACCATCTTTTTGGAAGACGGTAATATTTTCCTCCAAGGAGCAGCAGAATTGACCTTCCAAGGCGAATTCTTTCTCGGGCCGCTAGGGTTGACTCTGTAA
- a CDS encoding MBL fold metallo-hydrolase, whose translation MRVTFAGVGEAFDDKLPNTSLLVHAGSSTVLLDCGFTAACVFWGMAANPLALDAVYISHFHGDHYFGLPALLVRSIEEGRTKRLTILGPSGIESRVTRLMEMAYSNALARAKFSIFFIECDPGQDFKHAGFRFRFAMSDHAMPCQAIRLDTADKSLFYSGDGQPTDDTLELALGCDLVVHESYSLDQEKTGHGSVESSVDFARKASAKACALVHVKRTVRRERKNVILARANAISDMRVFLPEPGDVHIL comes from the coding sequence ATGCGTGTGACCTTTGCCGGTGTTGGCGAAGCCTTTGATGACAAGTTGCCCAACACTTCTTTGTTGGTGCACGCCGGTTCTTCCACCGTCTTGCTTGATTGTGGTTTTACTGCTGCCTGTGTCTTTTGGGGGATGGCCGCGAATCCCCTTGCATTAGATGCTGTTTATATTTCTCATTTTCATGGCGATCATTATTTTGGATTGCCCGCATTGCTTGTCCGCTCCATTGAGGAAGGGCGCACCAAGCGTTTGACCATTCTTGGCCCTTCGGGCATTGAATCTCGCGTTACCCGCCTTATGGAAATGGCGTATTCCAACGCCTTGGCTCGGGCAAAGTTCAGCATTTTTTTTATTGAATGTGATCCTGGCCAGGATTTTAAACACGCTGGTTTTCGGTTCCGATTTGCTATGAGCGATCATGCCATGCCTTGTCAGGCTATTCGGCTTGATACTGCGGATAAGTCCTTGTTTTATTCCGGTGACGGACAGCCCACTGATGACACTTTGGAGCTGGCTTTGGGGTGTGACCTTGTGGTTCACGAGTCCTATTCTTTGGATCAGGAAAAAACAGGACACGGAAGCGTTGAGTCTTCCGTTGATTTTGCACGTAAGGCAAGTGCCAAAGCCTGCGCTTTGGTTCATGTGAAGCGAACGGTTCGACGGGAAAGGAAAAATGTGATTCTTGCACGGGCAAACGCCATTTCTGACATGAGGGTTTTTCTGCCTGAGCCTGGAGATGTCCATATTTTGTAG
- a CDS encoding tetratricopeptide repeat protein, translating into MAGKYDSIVYDYFEKSNGNVVLVSEDLLFKKTLATTLFKVIGTKRNCFFAFENVQQGLKKIQELDKRSLETTVFIERILGGHPSTDTIITLKRLLPELKIVVLAGETKRENIAYFYELGVNNVISKPASINNIIEKMAFTVQPQGKLSEYMSIGKRCLAANKFMEAMKIADKILQLKPESPAGLMLKGDVYSLQGDMDKALACFHRAHDSSKLYLEPLKKLVGAYKGLDEDKALAYMKKLDKLSPLNAERKTDIGKIFVHQKKMEMAEKYFDQAIDAATHEAMSLISSVAENISEAVQQISPRMAEKYLSKVLEAKGSRLGPGDITLFNKLGIALRGQGKWKEAIENYIQALRISPDDEGLHYNMGMAYIDGGERRLAGKCFENALKRNPVFYKASEAVSMNVGMLFSELRENEKAIPCFKSAMEINPNNTAALRKLAALEEKS; encoded by the coding sequence ATGGCGGGAAAATACGATTCTATCGTTTACGATTATTTTGAGAAATCAAATGGGAATGTGGTTCTTGTCAGTGAAGATCTTTTGTTCAAGAAGACACTGGCTACAACCCTTTTCAAGGTCATCGGCACCAAACGCAATTGCTTCTTCGCTTTTGAAAATGTGCAGCAGGGACTCAAAAAAATCCAGGAATTGGATAAACGGTCTTTAGAAACAACAGTCTTTATTGAGCGGATTTTGGGCGGACATCCGAGCACGGATACCATTATTACTCTCAAGCGGTTGTTGCCGGAGCTGAAAATTGTCGTTTTGGCAGGTGAAACCAAACGGGAAAACATCGCCTATTTTTATGAACTTGGCGTGAATAACGTTATTTCCAAACCTGCTTCCATCAATAATATAATCGAAAAAATGGCGTTCACCGTGCAGCCTCAGGGCAAGCTCAGCGAATATATGTCCATTGGAAAGCGGTGTCTTGCTGCCAACAAATTCATGGAAGCCATGAAGATTGCAGACAAGATCTTGCAGCTTAAACCGGAAAGCCCGGCCGGACTGATGCTCAAGGGTGATGTCTATTCATTGCAGGGTGATATGGATAAGGCGTTGGCCTGTTTCCATCGTGCACATGATAGTTCCAAATTGTATTTGGAACCTCTCAAGAAGTTAGTGGGAGCATATAAGGGGTTGGACGAGGATAAAGCCCTTGCTTATATGAAGAAACTTGACAAATTGAGTCCGCTCAATGCTGAACGAAAAACGGATATCGGCAAGATTTTTGTCCATCAAAAGAAAATGGAAATGGCGGAAAAATATTTTGATCAGGCCATTGACGCTGCAACGCACGAAGCGATGAGTCTGATCAGTTCGGTTGCCGAAAATATTTCTGAAGCAGTACAACAAATATCACCCCGTATGGCCGAAAAATACTTGAGCAAAGTATTGGAGGCAAAAGGTTCACGTCTTGGACCGGGGGACATTACGCTTTTCAATAAGCTTGGTATCGCATTGCGTGGACAGGGCAAATGGAAGGAAGCTATTGAAAATTATATTCAGGCATTGCGGATTTCTCCAGACGACGAAGGGCTGCATTACAATATGGGGATGGCCTATATTGATGGTGGAGAACGTCGATTGGCGGGGAAGTGCTTTGAAAATGCTCTGAAGCGGAACCCTGTTTTTTATAAGGCGAGCGAAGCTGTTTCCATGAATGTCGGGATGCTTTTTAGCGAACTCAGAGAGAATGAAAAAGCCATACCCTGTTTTAAAAGCGCGATGGAAATCAATCCGAACAACACTGCGGCTCTGCGGAAGCTGGCCGCGCTCGAAGAAAAATCCTAG
- a CDS encoding tetratricopeptide repeat protein, whose protein sequence is MLGKSADTIVLDFIKKDGGVIVYLSDDFVFTRALRNIVSRVIGLSGDSLLAFSSMGSAMKKCLELQDQGIPCVIFIERMIDNRPSTDFIITLKREFPDVKMVMLTWEATQETVAYFFELGVSRVLVKPASANMVIDALAEVISPFMELKQQILLCEELLENREYNAALDASDRILMTRPDSARGLVLRGNALMGVGEIDKAVQCYMAAHEAKPIFMAPLIKLAEAFREMEDERALAYMKELDDISPLNPERKIDIAEEHLRKGEHEEAEKYLDRGMAVAEKEVSSMVGDLTQRIVDAVTAIAPNLAVKYLNRVIDTKRVLGRDDLVHFNRLGIILRGEGRWAEAVEVYGKAVTIAPEDPVIHYNMGLAQWEGNQRMVALKCFEKALNIDPHFYAGSVGAALNIGSLYLELRRYRDSLPFFGHVLDLDSENSLAQVKLAEAKTKAETEPDPVRAAVESVGDSGFDLSLLESKKKKKKWKPFTNLEL, encoded by the coding sequence ATGCTTGGAAAATCCGCTGACACCATTGTTCTTGATTTTATCAAGAAAGACGGAGGAGTCATCGTCTATCTATCCGACGATTTCGTCTTTACCCGTGCTCTGCGGAATATCGTTTCACGGGTTATCGGTTTGAGCGGGGATTCCTTGCTTGCTTTTTCTTCCATGGGTTCAGCCATGAAGAAGTGTTTGGAATTGCAGGATCAAGGGATTCCCTGCGTCATATTTATCGAGCGGATGATCGACAATCGCCCTTCCACGGATTTTATTATCACGCTTAAACGGGAATTCCCGGATGTGAAGATGGTCATGTTGACCTGGGAAGCAACACAGGAAACCGTGGCCTATTTCTTTGAGCTGGGAGTGAGTCGAGTGTTGGTTAAGCCAGCCTCTGCCAATATGGTCATTGACGCTTTGGCTGAGGTGATCTCGCCGTTCATGGAACTCAAACAGCAAATATTGTTGTGTGAGGAACTTTTGGAGAATCGTGAATATAATGCGGCTTTGGATGCCTCGGATCGTATCCTCATGACGCGTCCAGACAGTGCTCGGGGATTGGTCCTTCGGGGTAATGCCCTCATGGGAGTGGGCGAAATCGACAAGGCTGTGCAGTGTTACATGGCCGCCCATGAAGCCAAACCGATTTTCATGGCTCCGCTTATTAAGCTCGCCGAGGCCTTCAGGGAGATGGAAGATGAACGGGCTCTTGCCTACATGAAGGAGCTGGACGACATCAGTCCGTTGAACCCTGAACGTAAAATTGACATCGCAGAGGAGCATCTGCGCAAAGGGGAGCATGAAGAGGCTGAGAAGTACCTTGATCGAGGTATGGCTGTTGCGGAAAAGGAAGTCAGCAGCATGGTCGGCGACCTGACCCAGCGCATTGTGGACGCGGTGACGGCCATTGCTCCAAATCTGGCGGTTAAATATTTGAATCGGGTTATTGATACCAAGCGGGTTCTGGGGAGGGACGATCTTGTTCATTTTAATCGTCTCGGCATTATTTTGCGTGGGGAAGGACGATGGGCCGAGGCTGTTGAAGTCTATGGTAAGGCCGTGACTATTGCCCCGGAAGACCCCGTTATTCATTATAATATGGGCTTGGCGCAGTGGGAAGGCAATCAACGCATGGTTGCTTTGAAATGTTTTGAGAAGGCTCTAAATATCGATCCTCATTTTTATGCTGGCAGCGTGGGCGCGGCCTTAAATATTGGATCGCTGTATCTGGAGTTGCGACGGTATAGGGACTCCTTGCCGTTTTTCGGACATGTTCTGGATCTTGACTCGGAAAATTCTTTGGCACAGGTGAAGCTTGCTGAAGCGAAAACCAAAGCCGAAACCGAGCCTGATCCAGTCCGGGCAGCCGTTGAATCCGTGGGTGATTCTGGTTTTGATTTGTCTTTGTTGGAGTCAAAGAAAAAAAAGAAAAAGTGGAAGCCCTTTACCAACCTGGAGCTGTAA
- a CDS encoding DUF2157 domain-containing protein has protein sequence MKFSMKDLDWAADTQVIAPEVRDALVDAFQQKYADKPSLSFANVLYYLGGLIVIGSMTFYVTSAWEALGGGGHLAVALFYACMFLLVGRWLWKGKGQRIPGGILVTAAVCMTPMAVFGIQEMTGWWGWHEPGSYSDFYLWVKSGWFLMEVCTIVAGLVALRWCRFPFIMLPVAFSLWFMSMDLTAVLYGTDFSWEQRKLVSVWFGLVMLVGSFLVDRRTEQDFAFWGYLFGLLAFWGGLTSMDSDTELGKLVYCCINVILMGVSVLLQRRVFIVFGGIGVSIYLGHLAYDVFESELLFAFALSGVGLAVIALGLQYHRHKDTIERKMMEMLPEILKRTLPQFRV, from the coding sequence ATGAAATTTTCGATGAAAGATCTTGATTGGGCAGCAGATACACAAGTTATTGCGCCAGAGGTGCGCGATGCACTGGTTGACGCGTTCCAGCAGAAATATGCGGACAAGCCATCGTTGTCCTTTGCTAATGTTCTTTATTATCTGGGTGGACTTATTGTTATCGGTTCCATGACGTTCTATGTCACCTCGGCGTGGGAAGCCCTTGGTGGAGGCGGTCACTTGGCCGTGGCACTTTTCTATGCCTGCATGTTTTTGTTGGTGGGGCGATGGCTCTGGAAAGGCAAAGGGCAGCGTATTCCCGGTGGAATTCTGGTTACGGCAGCGGTTTGTATGACGCCCATGGCCGTTTTTGGGATTCAGGAAATGACTGGTTGGTGGGGCTGGCATGAACCCGGAAGTTATTCGGATTTTTATCTATGGGTTAAAAGTGGTTGGTTCCTCATGGAAGTATGCACCATCGTGGCTGGGCTTGTCGCTCTTCGGTGGTGCAGATTCCCTTTTATAATGCTACCTGTGGCGTTCAGCCTGTGGTTTATGTCCATGGATTTGACCGCCGTTTTATATGGCACTGATTTTTCTTGGGAACAGCGCAAACTGGTTTCCGTGTGGTTTGGTTTGGTTATGCTGGTCGGGAGTTTTCTGGTGGATCGACGAACCGAGCAGGATTTTGCTTTCTGGGGGTATCTGTTTGGCCTGCTCGCCTTTTGGGGTGGTTTGACCAGCATGGACAGTGACACGGAACTCGGCAAACTCGTTTATTGTTGCATTAACGTAATTTTGATGGGTGTGTCGGTGCTGTTGCAGCGTCGCGTGTTCATCGTTTTCGGCGGCATTGGGGTCAGTATATATCTTGGTCATCTGGCCTACGATGTTTTTGAGAGCGAGTTGCTTTTTGCCTTCGCCTTGAGCGGGGTTGGATTAGCAGTTATCGCTTTGGGATTGCAGTATCATCGACATAAGGACACCATTGAACGGAAGATGATGGAGATGCTCCCTGAAATCTTGAAACGGACATTGCCGCAGTTCAGAGTATAG
- the argS gene encoding arginine--tRNA ligase: protein MRAKIHLEEALRKVLDGFGWEWPEKTVIEPPKDKKFGDMSVNVAMMLAKQAKKAPRAVAEDIQAAFEGDALIEKVDIAGPGFLNFTFAPSFWQDTVGVITEVGEAYGTSTMGNGTKVQVEYVSANPTGPLHIGHGRGAALGDSLTRILEKAGYDVEAEYYINDAGRQMLILGGSILYRAREIAGQDVTEPENFYKGGYIADIARDVMAKYPDLLDRDEAEATELCKVFGKDVILEGIKVDLAAFGVRHDVWFSEKSLVTDGKVDETFADMTASGMGYEADGAFWFKSTELGDDKDRVLRKSNGDTTYFASDIAYHDNKFKRGFDLVVDIWGADHHGYIPRMMAACEALGKKGGLHVILVNLVNLLRDGQPIAMSTRAGQFETLKDVVDEVGSDAARFMFLSRKSDSKLDFDLELVKQKSMDNPVYYVQYAHARICSLKNKADEAGLSAAAVGSDSLALLNTKYDMEILQHLDLYPDFVEVAARTQSPNMISMYLQELASKLHRYYTNCHVLSAEVDIASARLMLLSCVAVVVKNGLGLLGVNAPESM, encoded by the coding sequence ATGAGAGCGAAAATACATTTGGAAGAAGCACTGAGAAAGGTGCTGGACGGTTTTGGCTGGGAATGGCCGGAGAAAACGGTTATCGAGCCGCCCAAGGACAAGAAGTTTGGTGACATGTCGGTCAACGTGGCCATGATGCTCGCCAAGCAGGCCAAGAAGGCCCCGCGTGCCGTGGCCGAAGACATTCAGGCTGCTTTTGAAGGTGATGCCTTGATTGAGAAGGTCGATATCGCTGGCCCCGGTTTCCTGAATTTCACCTTTGCCCCGAGTTTTTGGCAGGACACCGTGGGTGTCATCACCGAAGTCGGTGAGGCATACGGTACGTCCACCATGGGTAACGGCACCAAGGTGCAGGTGGAGTATGTCTCTGCCAACCCCACTGGTCCGTTGCACATTGGGCATGGACGTGGTGCTGCACTGGGTGATTCTCTGACTCGTATTCTGGAAAAAGCTGGATATGACGTCGAAGCCGAATATTATATCAATGACGCTGGTCGTCAGATGCTTATTCTGGGTGGTTCCATTCTGTATCGCGCTCGTGAGATCGCTGGTCAGGATGTGACTGAGCCGGAAAATTTTTATAAGGGCGGCTACATTGCTGACATCGCCCGTGATGTCATGGCGAAGTACCCCGACCTGCTGGACAGGGATGAAGCCGAAGCCACTGAGCTGTGCAAGGTTTTCGGTAAAGATGTGATTCTTGAAGGTATCAAGGTCGATCTGGCCGCCTTTGGTGTGCGTCACGACGTTTGGTTTTCGGAAAAGTCTTTGGTCACGGACGGCAAGGTTGATGAAACCTTTGCGGACATGACAGCATCCGGCATGGGCTATGAAGCTGACGGCGCGTTTTGGTTTAAGTCCACTGAGCTGGGCGATGACAAGGATCGTGTTTTGCGCAAATCCAATGGCGATACCACGTATTTTGCATCCGACATCGCCTACCATGACAACAAGTTCAAACGTGGCTTTGACCTCGTTGTCGACATTTGGGGTGCGGATCATCACGGCTACATCCCGCGCATGATGGCGGCCTGTGAAGCGCTCGGCAAGAAAGGCGGCCTGCACGTCATTCTGGTCAATCTGGTCAACCTACTTCGGGATGGACAGCCTATCGCAATGTCCACTCGCGCCGGTCAGTTCGAGACGCTCAAGGATGTGGTGGACGAGGTTGGCTCAGATGCTGCTCGGTTCATGTTCCTGTCTCGTAAGTCCGACTCCAAGCTTGATTTTGATTTGGAGTTGGTCAAGCAGAAGTCCATGGATAACCCCGTATACTATGTGCAGTACGCTCACGCCCGCATCTGTTCGCTTAAAAATAAAGCGGACGAGGCCGGCTTGAGTGCAGCCGCAGTTGGATCGGATTCCTTGGCTTTGCTTAATACAAAGTATGATATGGAAATTCTTCAACATCTTGATCTTTACCCCGACTTTGTGGAAGTGGCCGCACGGACCCAAAGCCCGAATATGATCTCTATGTATTTGCAGGAGCTTGCATCAAAGCTCCACAGATACTATACCAATTGTCATGTACTCTCTGCTGAGGTCGATATTGCATCGGCCAGACTCATGTTGTTGAGTTGTGTGGCCGTTGTGGTCAAAAATGGATTGGGTCTGCTCGGAGTGAACGCACCGGAATCGATGTAG